A section of the Caballeronia sp. M1242 genome encodes:
- the fliH gene encoding flagellar assembly protein FliH has translation MSDAATQNRGEKAPVSAYQRWEMASFDPVTVDNSAAEQAALEAHLRRIEEDAHAHGVAKGHVAGQALGYQAGFEQGHAKGFEDGRKEALAQAAQLAQIADAFKTALQAADAAIAETLAGLAVDIAQQVVRQHLALDPTALVAVAREVIAAEPELSGAPTLIVSPADLPIVDSYLKDELELAGWTVRPDPAIERGGCKAHAATGEIDATNASRWERVAAALGRNKPW, from the coding sequence ATGTCTGACGCCGCCACCCAGAACCGGGGCGAGAAGGCGCCCGTCTCCGCGTATCAACGCTGGGAGATGGCGTCGTTCGATCCCGTCACCGTCGACAACAGCGCGGCGGAACAGGCGGCGCTCGAAGCGCATCTGCGCCGCATCGAAGAAGACGCGCACGCGCACGGCGTCGCCAAGGGGCACGTCGCCGGTCAGGCGCTCGGCTATCAGGCGGGCTTCGAGCAAGGTCACGCGAAGGGTTTCGAGGACGGCCGCAAGGAAGCGCTCGCGCAGGCCGCGCAACTCGCGCAGATCGCCGATGCGTTCAAGACCGCGCTTCAGGCCGCCGACGCCGCCATCGCGGAAACGCTGGCCGGGCTGGCCGTCGATATCGCGCAGCAGGTCGTGCGTCAGCATCTGGCGCTCGATCCGACCGCGCTCGTCGCCGTCGCCCGTGAAGTGATCGCCGCCGAGCCGGAACTGTCGGGCGCGCCGACGCTGATCGTGAGCCCGGCGGACTTGCCGATCGTCGATTCGTATCTGAAGGATGAACTGGAATTGGCGGGCTGGACGGTGCGTCCGGACCCGGCCATCGAACGCGGCGGCTGCAAAGCGCACGCCGCGACCGGCGAAATCGACGCGACCAACGCGTCGCGCTGGGAACGCGTCGCTGCCGCGCTCGGGAGGAACAAGCCGTGGTGA
- the fliJ gene encoding flagellar export protein FliJ, with protein MPKNLPINTLIELAQEELDAATKKLGKLQQERNEAEKQLESLVAYRDEYHARFTASAQQGTTAQTLRNFQAFVDTLDSAIAQQRMLLVTADQRIEAAKPEWRLKKQKVGSYEVLAARGEAVLARKAARVEQREADEHAAKVLRMRAERA; from the coding sequence ATGCCCAAGAATCTGCCGATCAACACGCTCATCGAACTCGCGCAAGAAGAGCTCGACGCCGCCACCAAGAAGCTCGGGAAGTTGCAGCAGGAACGCAACGAGGCCGAGAAACAGCTCGAATCGCTCGTTGCCTACCGCGACGAGTATCACGCGCGCTTCACGGCATCTGCCCAGCAAGGCACGACGGCGCAGACGCTGCGCAACTTCCAGGCGTTCGTCGATACGCTGGATTCGGCCATCGCGCAGCAGCGCATGCTGCTCGTGACCGCGGATCAGCGCATCGAGGCGGCAAAGCCGGAGTGGCGGCTCAAGAAGCAGAAGGTCGGCAGCTACGAGGTGCTGGCTGCACGGGGCGAAGCGGTTCTCGCGCGCAAGGCGGCGCGTGTCGAACAGCGCGAAGCGGACGAGCACGCGGCGAAAGTGCTGCGCATGCGAGCCGAGCGCGCCTGA
- a CDS encoding flagellar hook-length control protein FliK, with product MSSVSTIGALTGASSSSASTAKRAASAGVSFGQTLQGITDRANADALAAKALTSGDKSSVHDAPKPDDSANAGKSDDAQASTSADASGKTDATHDAPKHADKSDGADASKPAASANANANAKPANAADAAAKAAAEAKARADAADPANADADDATLAALTDAATGAATAASTDGDASATGDAKKSTDANSAQDALQAALAAMNGAQANAAAVAAAAHAGGNAANGANGAKATDGTTSETQGALLGAGAKGARGIALTNGASGDAKNAAASAAQTNAAALATAQDALTPAADGASAAYKQSADAAAHAVALQAASANAGVSSPQGAMTSATSAAIAPHVGASGWDDAFSQKVVFVSKSDQQSAELTLNPKDLGPLQVTLQVADNHAHALFVSQHAQVREAVEAAMPKLREAMEANGISLGSTSVSDGSAFGRQSQGDGQGGGSSSSRGGRGVGGGGLEAAGGGAVAAVVRRTVGLVDTFA from the coding sequence ATGTCCTCCGTTTCAACCATCGGCGCGCTCACGGGCGCGAGCTCGTCGAGCGCATCGACGGCCAAGCGCGCGGCGAGCGCGGGCGTTTCGTTCGGGCAGACGCTGCAAGGCATCACCGACCGCGCGAACGCGGACGCGCTCGCGGCGAAGGCGCTCACGTCCGGCGACAAGTCGAGCGTGCACGACGCCCCGAAGCCCGACGACAGCGCGAACGCCGGCAAGAGCGATGACGCGCAGGCGTCGACATCGGCGGACGCGAGCGGCAAGACCGACGCGACGCACGACGCGCCGAAGCATGCGGACAAGAGCGACGGCGCGGACGCGTCGAAGCCCGCCGCGAGCGCGAACGCCAACGCGAACGCGAAGCCTGCGAATGCAGCCGATGCCGCTGCGAAAGCGGCCGCCGAAGCAAAGGCGCGCGCCGACGCCGCCGACCCCGCGAATGCCGATGCCGACGACGCGACGCTCGCCGCGCTCACCGATGCGGCGACTGGCGCGGCCACGGCGGCATCGACGGACGGCGACGCATCCGCGACCGGCGACGCGAAGAAGAGCACCGACGCGAACTCGGCTCAGGATGCGCTGCAAGCCGCGCTCGCCGCGATGAACGGCGCGCAGGCCAATGCGGCCGCTGTGGCTGCGGCGGCGCATGCCGGCGGCAATGCCGCGAACGGCGCGAACGGCGCCAAGGCGACGGACGGGACGACGAGCGAAACGCAGGGCGCCTTGCTCGGCGCGGGCGCGAAGGGCGCGCGCGGCATCGCGTTGACGAACGGCGCATCGGGCGATGCGAAGAACGCGGCTGCGAGCGCGGCGCAGACGAACGCCGCCGCGCTTGCGACGGCGCAGGACGCGCTGACGCCGGCGGCCGACGGCGCGAGCGCTGCGTACAAGCAGTCCGCCGATGCGGCCGCGCATGCGGTGGCGTTGCAGGCGGCATCGGCGAATGCGGGGGTGTCGAGCCCGCAAGGCGCGATGACGTCGGCGACGAGCGCGGCGATTGCGCCGCACGTGGGCGCATCCGGCTGGGACGATGCTTTCAGCCAGAAGGTCGTGTTCGTGTCGAAGTCGGATCAGCAGAGCGCGGAACTCACGTTGAACCCGAAGGATCTCGGGCCGCTGCAGGTGACGCTTCAGGTCGCCGACAATCATGCGCATGCGCTGTTCGTGTCGCAGCATGCGCAGGTTCGTGAGGCGGTGGAAGCTGCCATGCCGAAGCTTCGCGAGGCGATGGAAGCCAATGGCATCAGTCTTGGGAGCACGAGTGTCTCGGATGGGTCGGCGTTTGGGCGTCAGTCCCAGGGGGATGGTCAGGGCGGAGGTTCTTCTTCGTCTCGCGGAGGGCGGGGTGTTGGCGGTGGCGGTCTTGAGGCCGCTGGCGGCGGGGCCGTTGCCGCGGTCGTGCGGCGGACCGTGGGGCTTGTGGATACTTTTGCTTAA
- the fliI gene encoding flagellar protein export ATPase FliI: protein MVNHRITQDGLSALEQEIARASFGPLASEEAAGDAAPDAHAAHTIAELAKLAGNPHIDAWRDKLDAMKSRNAIAKPLRPCGRLTRAAGLVLEAVGLKMGVGSECMIELPPGSAIPTAEAEVVGFAGDKLFLMPTTEMGGLLPGARVYPLESAPINDPMAGAKRLPVGWEMLGRVVDASGRPLDGLGPLGAKVDAPLAAPVINPLNREPIHKVLDVGVRAINSLLTVGRGQRMGLFAGSGVGKSVLLGTMARYTSAEVIVIGLIGERGREVKEFIEQILGEDGLARSVVVAAPADVSPVLRMQAAAYTTSLAEYFRDQGKHVLMLMDSLTRYAMAQREIALAIGEPPATKGYPPSVFAKLPALVERTGNGPEGGGSITAFYTVLTEGDDQQDPIADSARAILDGHIVLNRSLAEAGHYPAIDIEQSISRAMTSLIDDKHLERVRLFKQMLSRYQRNRDLINVGAYSSGRDALLDRAIALYPRMESFLQQGFREQANFEPSLDLLHQLFD from the coding sequence GTGGTGAACCATCGCATCACGCAGGACGGGCTGTCCGCGCTGGAACAGGAAATCGCGCGGGCGTCGTTCGGGCCGCTCGCGAGCGAAGAAGCCGCAGGCGACGCCGCGCCGGACGCGCACGCCGCGCACACCATCGCCGAACTCGCGAAGCTCGCGGGCAATCCGCACATCGACGCGTGGCGCGACAAGCTCGACGCGATGAAGTCGCGCAACGCCATCGCCAAGCCGCTGCGTCCGTGCGGGCGCCTCACGCGCGCCGCCGGCCTCGTGCTCGAAGCGGTCGGGCTGAAGATGGGCGTCGGCTCCGAATGCATGATCGAACTGCCGCCCGGCAGCGCGATCCCGACGGCGGAAGCCGAAGTCGTCGGCTTCGCGGGCGACAAGCTGTTTCTGATGCCGACCACCGAAATGGGCGGCCTCTTGCCCGGCGCGCGCGTGTATCCGCTGGAAAGCGCGCCGATCAACGATCCGATGGCGGGCGCGAAGCGTCTGCCGGTCGGCTGGGAAATGCTCGGCCGCGTGGTCGATGCGTCCGGCCGTCCGCTCGACGGGCTCGGCCCGCTCGGCGCGAAGGTCGATGCGCCGCTCGCCGCGCCGGTCATCAACCCGCTGAATCGCGAGCCGATTCACAAGGTGCTCGACGTGGGCGTGCGCGCGATCAACTCGCTGCTCACGGTCGGGCGCGGACAGCGCATGGGCTTGTTCGCGGGTTCCGGCGTCGGTAAGTCGGTGCTGCTCGGCACGATGGCGCGCTATACGAGCGCGGAAGTGATCGTGATCGGGCTGATCGGCGAACGTGGCCGCGAAGTGAAGGAGTTCATCGAACAGATTCTGGGCGAGGACGGTCTCGCGCGCTCGGTCGTCGTGGCCGCGCCTGCGGACGTGTCGCCGGTGCTGCGGATGCAGGCCGCCGCGTACACGACTTCGCTCGCCGAATATTTCCGCGATCAGGGCAAGCACGTGCTGATGCTGATGGATTCGCTCACGCGCTACGCGATGGCACAGCGCGAGATCGCGCTCGCGATCGGCGAGCCGCCTGCGACCAAGGGCTATCCGCCTTCGGTGTTCGCCAAGCTGCCGGCGCTCGTCGAGCGTACCGGCAACGGGCCGGAAGGCGGCGGTTCCATCACGGCGTTCTATACGGTGCTGACCGAAGGCGACGACCAGCAAGACCCGATCGCCGACTCGGCGCGGGCCATTCTGGACGGCCATATCGTGCTGAACCGGTCGCTGGCGGAGGCGGGGCATTACCCGGCCATCGACATCGAGCAGTCCATCAGCCGCGCGATGACTTCGCTCATCGACGACAAGCATCTCGAACGCGTGCGTCTTTTCAAGCAGATGCTGTCGCGCTACCAACGCAACCGCGATCTCATCAACGTGGGCGCGTATTCGAGCGGCCGCGACGCGCTGCTCGACCGCGCGATCGCGCTGTATCCGCGGATGGAGTCGTTTTTACAGCAAGGTTTTCGTGAGCAGGCAAATTTCGAACCGAGTCTTGATTTGTTGCATCAGCTTTTCGACTAG
- the fliL gene encoding flagellar basal body-associated protein FliL: MATTTANQQPIVPAKSGKLKRILIIAIGAIVLLGAGAGGAYFVVGKSAHGPAKPAPLPPPVFFPLESLTVNLQADDGIMHYLRVGLTLKLKDEKGQAALTERMPEIRSRILLLLSAKHPDDLAGIDGKRKLADELRATVEAAASTPEQPAHIQEVLFTEFVVQ; the protein is encoded by the coding sequence ATGGCTACCACTACTGCAAACCAGCAACCCATCGTTCCCGCGAAGAGCGGCAAGCTCAAGCGCATTCTGATCATCGCCATCGGGGCGATCGTTCTGCTCGGCGCAGGCGCCGGCGGCGCCTACTTCGTGGTCGGCAAGTCCGCGCACGGCCCCGCGAAGCCCGCGCCGCTGCCGCCGCCCGTGTTCTTCCCGCTCGAGTCGCTGACAGTCAACCTGCAAGCCGACGACGGCATCATGCATTACCTGCGCGTCGGCCTCACGCTCAAGCTCAAGGACGAGAAAGGCCAAGCCGCGCTCACCGAACGCATGCCGGAAATCCGCAGCCGCATCCTGCTGCTGCTCTCCGCCAAACATCCGGACGACCTCGCGGGCATCGACGGCAAACGCAAGCTCGCCGACGAACTGCGCGCAACCGTCGAAGCCGCCGCCAGCACGCCCGAGCAACCGGCGCACATCCAGGAAGTGCTCTTTACTGAATTCGTCGTTCAGTAA